A genome region from Rhodanobacter thiooxydans includes the following:
- the rpoB gene encoding DNA-directed RNA polymerase subunit beta, with the protein MMAYSFTEKKRIRKDFGKRPPVLGVPNLLTIQTDSYREFLQEHVAPKQRGDKGLHAALKSVFPISSYSGNAALEYVDYRLGEPAFDERECRNRGMTFGAPLRTTVRLVIYDKDSPASKKVVKYIKEQEVYMGEIPLMTDTGTFIINGTERVIVSQLHRSPGVFFDHDRGKTHSSGKLLFSARVIPYRGSWLDFEFDPKDALFTRIDRRRKLPVTVLLRALGYNNEEMLGIFFEHNVFHLGNKGGTTLELVAERLRGETLSFDLAIGGKVLVEAGKRITARHVRQLAAENITALEVPDDYPVGRIVATDIVDAKTGELLASANDEITAEQMENFRKAGIEVVPTLYVNDLDRGAYISHTLRIDNTKTPLEALVEIYRMMRPGEPPTKDAAQNLFFNLFFTFDRYDLSAVGRMKFNRRVGRKEILGPGVLYDHKYFSERKEEESQRLVKEQGESSDILDVLKVLIDIKNGHGTVDDIDHLGNRRVRSVGEMAENTFRIGLVRVERAVRERLSLAEADGLTPQDLINAKPVAAAVKEFFGSSQLSQFMDQNNPLSEVTHKRRVSALGPGGLTRERAGFEVRDVHPTHYGRVCTIETPEGPNIGLINSLAVYARTNAYGFLETPYRKVANSKVTDKVDYLSAIEEGDHVIAQANSPLDKHGAFLEDFVSCRFRGESELRPAAEVDYMDVSPMQTVSVAAALVPFLEHDDANRALMGANMQRQAVPTLRSQTPLVGTGIERAVARDSGVIVSAKRGGVIDQVDAARIVVRVNEEEVGGNDAGVDIYTLTKYTRSNQNTNLNQRPLVNVGDVVAKGDTLADGSSTDLGELALGQNMLIAFMPWNGYNFEDSILLSERVVQEDRYTSIHIEELSCIARDTKLGAEEITADIPNVGEQALARLDESGIVYIGAEVKAGDIMVGKVTPKGESQLTPEEKLLRAIFGEKASDVKDSSLRVPPGMDGTVIDVQVFTRDGIEKDKRAKQIEETEVKRVRKDLDDQFRILEVAIYSRMRTQLVGKSAMSGPGGLKRGAEITDAYLDGLKKDDWFKVNVKDEEVTEFLERAAEQIKRHKEEFDKRFKEKQGKITQGDDLAPGVLKMVKVFLAVKRRIQPGDKMAGRHGNKGVVSNVVPVEDMPYMANGEAVDICLNPLGVPSRMNIGQILEVHLGWAAKGLGKKIQKMIEAQEKVAEIRKFLDQIYNSHVAGAVQHVDLKSLTDKEIFALATNLQEGVPMATPVFDGAEETEIKAMLKLADLPESGQTMLYDGRTGEAFDRPVTVGYMHYLKLNHLVDDKMHARSTGPYSLVTQQPLGGKAQFGGQRFGEMEVWALEAYGAAYTLQEMLTVKSDDVQGRNQMYKNIVDGNHEMSAGMPESFNVLVKEIRSLAIDIDLEEVK; encoded by the coding sequence ATCATGGCCTACTCGTTTACCGAGAAGAAACGCATCCGCAAGGACTTTGGCAAGCGTCCGCCCGTGCTGGGCGTGCCGAACCTGCTGACCATCCAGACTGATTCCTACCGGGAATTCCTGCAGGAGCACGTCGCGCCGAAACAGCGCGGCGACAAGGGTTTGCATGCCGCGTTGAAGTCGGTGTTCCCGATCTCCAGCTACTCGGGCAATGCCGCACTGGAGTACGTGGACTACCGCCTGGGCGAGCCGGCGTTCGACGAGCGCGAGTGCCGCAACCGCGGCATGACCTTCGGTGCGCCGCTGCGCACCACCGTGCGCCTGGTGATCTACGACAAGGACAGCCCGGCCTCGAAGAAGGTGGTCAAGTACATCAAGGAGCAGGAGGTCTACATGGGCGAGATCCCGCTCATGACCGACACCGGCACCTTCATCATCAACGGCACCGAGCGCGTGATCGTCTCGCAGCTGCATCGTTCGCCGGGGGTGTTCTTCGACCACGATCGCGGCAAGACGCACAGCTCGGGCAAGCTCTTGTTCTCGGCCCGCGTGATCCCCTACCGCGGCTCCTGGCTGGACTTCGAGTTCGACCCGAAGGACGCGCTGTTCACCCGCATCGACCGTCGCCGCAAGCTGCCGGTGACGGTGCTGCTGCGCGCGCTCGGCTACAACAACGAGGAGATGCTGGGCATCTTCTTCGAGCACAACGTGTTCCACCTGGGCAACAAGGGCGGCACCACGCTGGAGCTGGTCGCCGAGCGCCTGCGCGGCGAGACGCTCTCCTTCGACCTGGCGATCGGTGGCAAGGTGCTGGTGGAAGCCGGCAAGCGCATCACCGCACGCCACGTGCGCCAGCTGGCGGCCGAGAACATCACCGCGCTGGAAGTGCCGGACGACTACCCGGTCGGCCGCATCGTGGCCACCGACATCGTCGACGCCAAGACCGGCGAACTGCTGGCCTCGGCGAACGACGAGATCACTGCCGAGCAGATGGAGAACTTCCGCAAGGCCGGCATCGAAGTCGTGCCGACGCTGTACGTCAACGATCTCGACCGCGGCGCCTACATCTCGCACACCCTGCGCATCGACAACACCAAGACGCCGCTGGAGGCGCTGGTGGAGATTTACCGCATGATGCGCCCGGGCGAGCCGCCGACCAAGGACGCTGCGCAGAACCTGTTCTTCAACCTGTTCTTCACCTTCGACCGCTACGACCTGTCGGCGGTCGGCCGGATGAAGTTCAACCGCCGCGTGGGCCGCAAGGAAATCCTCGGCCCGGGCGTGCTGTACGACCACAAGTACTTCAGCGAGCGCAAGGAAGAGGAGTCGCAGCGGCTGGTCAAGGAGCAGGGCGAGTCGTCCGACATCCTCGACGTGCTGAAGGTGCTGATCGACATCAAGAACGGCCATGGCACCGTCGACGACATCGACCATCTGGGCAACCGTCGCGTGCGTTCGGTCGGCGAAATGGCCGAGAACACCTTCCGCATCGGTCTGGTGCGCGTGGAACGCGCCGTGCGCGAGCGCCTGTCGCTGGCCGAGGCCGATGGCCTGACCCCGCAGGACCTGATCAACGCCAAGCCGGTCGCGGCGGCGGTGAAGGAGTTCTTCGGCTCCTCGCAGCTGTCGCAGTTCATGGACCAGAACAACCCGCTGTCGGAAGTGACGCACAAGCGCCGCGTCTCCGCGCTGGGGCCGGGTGGCCTGACCCGCGAGCGCGCCGGCTTCGAAGTGCGCGACGTGCATCCGACCCACTACGGCCGCGTCTGCACCATCGAGACGCCGGAAGGCCCGAACATCGGCCTGATCAACTCGCTGGCCGTGTATGCCCGCACCAACGCCTACGGCTTCCTCGAGACGCCGTACCGCAAGGTCGCCAACAGCAAGGTCACCGACAAGGTCGACTACCTGTCGGCGATCGAGGAAGGCGACCACGTGATCGCCCAGGCGAACTCGCCGCTGGACAAGCACGGCGCGTTCCTGGAGGACTTCGTGTCCTGCCGTTTCCGTGGCGAGTCCGAGCTGCGCCCGGCCGCCGAGGTCGACTACATGGACGTCTCGCCGATGCAGACCGTGTCGGTCGCCGCGGCGCTGGTGCCGTTCCTGGAGCATGACGACGCGAACCGCGCGCTGATGGGCGCGAACATGCAGCGCCAGGCCGTGCCGACGCTGCGCTCGCAGACCCCGCTGGTCGGTACCGGCATCGAGCGCGCGGTGGCGCGCGACTCGGGCGTCATCGTCTCCGCCAAGCGCGGCGGGGTGATCGACCAGGTCGACGCGGCGCGCATCGTGGTGCGCGTGAACGAGGAGGAGGTCGGCGGCAACGACGCCGGCGTCGATATCTACACGTTGACCAAGTACACCCGCTCCAACCAGAACACCAACCTCAACCAGCGCCCGCTGGTGAACGTCGGCGACGTGGTGGCGAAGGGCGACACGCTGGCCGACGGTTCGTCGACCGACCTGGGCGAGCTCGCGCTCGGCCAGAACATGCTGATCGCCTTCATGCCGTGGAACGGCTACAACTTCGAAGACTCGATCCTGCTCTCCGAGCGCGTCGTGCAGGAGGACCGCTACACCTCGATCCACATCGAGGAGCTGTCCTGCATCGCGCGCGACACCAAGCTGGGCGCCGAGGAAATCACCGCCGACATCCCGAACGTGGGTGAGCAGGCGCTGGCGCGCCTCGACGAATCCGGCATCGTGTACATCGGTGCCGAGGTGAAGGCCGGCGACATCATGGTCGGCAAGGTCACGCCCAAGGGCGAGAGCCAGCTGACACCGGAAGAGAAGCTGCTGCGCGCGATCTTCGGCGAGAAGGCGTCCGACGTGAAGGACAGCTCGCTGCGCGTGCCCCCGGGCATGGACGGCACCGTGATCGACGTGCAGGTGTTCACCCGCGACGGCATCGAGAAGGACAAGCGCGCCAAGCAGATCGAGGAAACCGAGGTCAAGCGGGTGCGCAAGGATCTGGACGACCAGTTCCGCATCCTCGAAGTCGCGATCTACAGCCGCATGCGCACCCAGCTGGTCGGCAAGTCCGCGATGAGCGGTCCGGGCGGCCTGAAGCGCGGCGCCGAGATCACCGACGCGTATCTCGACGGCCTGAAGAAGGACGACTGGTTCAAGGTCAACGTCAAGGACGAGGAGGTCACCGAGTTCCTCGAGCGTGCCGCCGAGCAGATCAAGCGCCACAAGGAAGAGTTCGACAAGCGCTTCAAGGAGAAGCAGGGCAAGATCACCCAGGGCGACGACCTCGCGCCGGGCGTGCTGAAGATGGTCAAGGTGTTCCTGGCCGTGAAGCGTCGCATCCAGCCGGGCGACAAGATGGCCGGCCGCCACGGCAACAAGGGCGTGGTGTCCAACGTGGTGCCGGTGGAGGACATGCCGTACATGGCCAACGGCGAGGCGGTGGATATCTGCCTGAACCCGCTGGGCGTGCCGTCGCGCATGAACATCGGGCAGATTCTCGAGGTGCATCTGGGCTGGGCCGCCAAGGGCCTGGGCAAGAAGATCCAGAAGATGATCGAGGCGCAGGAGAAGGTGGCCGAGATCCGCAAGTTCCTCGACCAGATCTACAACAGCCACGTCGCCGGTGCCGTGCAGCACGTCGATCTGAAGTCGCTCACCGACAAGGAGATCTTCGCGCTCGCCACCAACCTGCAGGAAGGCGTGCCGATGGCGACGCCGGTGTTCGACGGTGCGGAAGAGACTGAGATCAAGGCGATGCTGAAGCTGGCTGATCTGCCGGAATCCGGTCAGACCATGCTGTACGACGGCCGCACCGGCGAGGCATTCGACCGCCCGGTCACCGTGGGCTACATGCATTACCTGAAGCTCAACCACCTGGTCGACGACAAGATGCACGCGCGCTCCACCGGCCCGTACTCGCTGGTCACCCAGCAGCCGCTGGGCGGCAAGGCGCAGTTCGGCGGCCAGCGCTTCGGCGAGATGGAAGTGTGGGCGCTGGAAGCCTACGGCGCGGCCTACACCCTGCAGGAAATGCTGACGGTGAAGTCCGACGACGTGCAGGGCCGCAACCAGATGTACAAGAACATCGTCGACGGCAACCACGAAATGTCCGCGGGCATGCCGGAGTCCTTCAACGTGCTGGTGAAGGAAATCCGCTCGCTCGCCATCGACATCGATCTGGAAGAGGTCAAGTGA
- the rpoC gene encoding DNA-directed RNA polymerase subunit beta', translating to MKDLLNLFNQQRTTPDFDAIKIALASPELIRSWSYGEVKKPETINYRTFKPERDGLFCAAIFGPVKDYECLCGKYKRMKHRGVVCEKCGTEVTLAKVRRERMGHIELASPTAHIWFLKSLPSRIGLMLDMTLRDIERILYFEAFVVIDPGMTALERGQLLSEDQYLEATEEHGDEFDARMGAEAVFHLLKSLDLPGEVIRLKEEIASTNSETKLKRLTKRVKLIEAFLESGNKPEWMVLTVLPVLPPDLRPLVPLDGGRFATSDLNDLYRRVINRNNRLKRLLELNAPDIIVRNEKRMLQESVDALLDNGRRGRAITGTNKRALKSLADMIKGKQGRFRQNLLGKRVDYSGRSVIVVGPTLRLHQCGLPKKMALELFKPFIFAKLQARGEATTIKAAKKLVEREEGQVWDILEEVIREHPVLLNRAPTLHRLGIQAFEPKLIEGKAIQLHPLVCTAFNADFDGDQMAVHVPLSIEAQLEARTLMMSSNNILSPANGEPIIVPTQDVVLGLYYMTRELINAKGTGMVFSGVSEARRAYDNRAVELHAKVKVRLKLVHIAEDGTRSSETRLVETTVGRALLAEILPEGLPFELANTELTKKNISRLINSSYRLLGLKETVVFADKLMYTGYRFATRAGISIGIDDMLIPNEKKTILDEAEKEVVEIQQQYQSGLVTAGERYNKVVDIWSRTSEQVAKAMIDGIGTEKVVDAEGKMVSQKSMNSLYIMADSGARGSVAQIRQLAGMRGLMARPDGSIIETPIKANFREGLNVLQYFNSTHGARKGLADTALKTANSGYLTRRLVDVAQDVVVTMDDCGTEDGVTMQPIVEGGDVVEPLRDRVLGRVVVEDVYAPGDDDRPIVTRDTLLNEALVEKLDKAGVQIIKVRSPITCEAVHGVCKLCYGRDLARGHLVNMGEAVGVVAAQSIGEPGTQLTMRTFHIGGAASRAAAVDNVTVKTTGSLKFNNLKSVQHKQGHLVAVSRSGELSVIDASGRERERYKVPYGAVIAVKDGAPVKPGQTVANWDPHTHPIVTEVAGVVRFIDFLDGVTVQSQTDELTGLESAVVTDPKRRGAQAKDLRPIVRLEDAKGRELKLPGTDIAAQYFLPAGAIVSIQNGAEVGVGDVVARIPQETSKTRDITGGLPRVADLFEARKPKEPAILAERSGIISFGKDTKGKQRLIIKDVDGNEHEELIPKWRQVIVFEGEHVEKGETVVDGEPSPHDILRLLGVEPLATYLVKEIQDVYRLQGVKINDKHIEAIIRQMLRKVEIVEPGESHYLRGEQVERVRINGENERALAKGERPAEYQSVLLGITKASLATESFISAASFQETTRVLTEAAVRGTRDTLRGLKENVIVGRLIPAGTGLAYHASRRRQGGLTATELETLSGSTPAVSFAEAPAGGANGVE from the coding sequence ATGAAAGACTTGCTCAACCTCTTCAACCAGCAGCGCACGACGCCGGATTTCGACGCGATCAAGATCGCGCTCGCCTCGCCGGAGCTGATCCGCTCGTGGTCGTACGGCGAAGTGAAGAAACCGGAGACGATCAACTACCGCACCTTCAAGCCCGAGCGCGACGGTCTGTTCTGCGCCGCCATCTTCGGCCCGGTGAAGGACTACGAGTGCCTGTGCGGCAAGTACAAGCGCATGAAGCACCGCGGCGTGGTGTGCGAGAAGTGCGGCACGGAAGTGACCCTGGCCAAGGTGCGCCGCGAGCGCATGGGCCACATCGAGCTGGCCAGCCCGACCGCGCACATCTGGTTCCTGAAATCGCTGCCCTCGCGCATCGGCCTGATGCTGGACATGACCCTGCGCGACATCGAGCGCATCCTGTACTTCGAGGCCTTCGTGGTGATCGATCCGGGCATGACCGCGCTGGAGCGCGGCCAGCTGCTCAGCGAGGATCAGTATCTGGAAGCGACCGAGGAGCACGGCGACGAGTTCGACGCGCGGATGGGTGCCGAGGCGGTGTTTCACCTGCTGAAGTCGCTTGATCTGCCGGGCGAAGTCATCCGCCTGAAGGAAGAGATCGCCTCCACCAATTCCGAGACCAAGCTCAAGCGCCTCACCAAGCGCGTCAAGCTGATCGAGGCGTTCCTGGAGTCCGGCAACAAGCCGGAGTGGATGGTGCTGACCGTGCTGCCCGTGCTGCCGCCGGACCTGCGTCCGCTGGTGCCGCTGGACGGTGGTCGCTTCGCCACCTCCGACCTGAATGACCTGTACCGTCGCGTCATCAACCGCAACAACCGCCTCAAGCGGCTGCTCGAACTCAATGCGCCCGACATCATCGTGCGCAACGAGAAGCGCATGCTGCAGGAATCGGTCGACGCGCTGCTCGACAACGGCCGCCGCGGCCGTGCCATCACCGGCACCAACAAGCGCGCGCTGAAGTCGCTGGCCGACATGATCAAGGGCAAGCAGGGCCGCTTCCGCCAGAACCTGCTCGGCAAGCGTGTGGACTACTCCGGCCGTTCGGTGATCGTGGTCGGCCCGACGCTGCGCCTGCACCAGTGTGGCCTGCCCAAGAAGATGGCGCTGGAGCTGTTCAAGCCGTTCATCTTCGCCAAGCTGCAGGCACGTGGCGAAGCCACCACCATCAAGGCGGCGAAGAAGCTGGTCGAGCGCGAGGAAGGCCAGGTGTGGGACATCCTCGAAGAGGTGATCCGCGAACATCCGGTGCTGCTGAACCGCGCGCCGACCCTGCACCGCCTCGGCATCCAGGCGTTCGAGCCGAAGCTGATCGAAGGCAAGGCGATCCAGCTGCACCCGCTGGTCTGCACCGCGTTCAACGCGGACTTCGACGGCGACCAGATGGCCGTGCACGTGCCGTTGTCGATCGAGGCGCAGCTGGAAGCGCGCACGCTGATGATGTCGTCCAACAACATCCTGTCGCCCGCCAACGGCGAGCCGATCATCGTGCCGACCCAGGACGTGGTGCTGGGCCTGTACTACATGACCCGCGAGCTGATCAACGCCAAGGGCACGGGCATGGTGTTCTCCGGCGTCTCGGAAGCGCGCCGCGCCTACGACAACCGTGCGGTCGAGCTGCATGCCAAGGTCAAGGTGCGCCTGAAGCTGGTGCACATTGCCGAAGACGGTACGCGCAGCAGCGAAACCCGGCTGGTCGAGACCACCGTGGGCCGTGCGCTGCTCGCCGAGATCCTGCCGGAGGGCCTGCCGTTCGAGCTGGCCAACACCGAGCTGACCAAGAAGAACATCTCACGGCTGATCAACTCCAGCTATCGCCTGCTGGGCCTGAAGGAAACTGTGGTGTTCGCCGACAAGCTGATGTACACCGGCTACCGGTTCGCCACGCGCGCGGGCATCTCGATCGGCATCGACGACATGCTGATCCCGAACGAGAAGAAGACCATCCTCGACGAGGCCGAGAAGGAGGTCGTCGAGATCCAGCAGCAATACCAGTCGGGTCTGGTCACCGCCGGCGAGCGCTACAACAAGGTGGTCGACATCTGGTCGCGCACCAGCGAGCAGGTAGCCAAGGCGATGATCGACGGCATCGGCACCGAGAAGGTGGTCGATGCCGAAGGCAAGATGGTCAGCCAGAAGTCGATGAACTCGCTGTACATCATGGCCGACTCCGGCGCGCGTGGCTCGGTGGCGCAGATCCGCCAGCTGGCCGGCATGCGCGGCCTGATGGCGCGTCCGGACGGCTCGATCATCGAGACGCCGATCAAGGCCAACTTCCGCGAAGGCCTGAACGTGCTGCAGTACTTCAACTCGACCCACGGCGCCCGCAAGGGCCTGGCGGATACCGCGCTGAAGACCGCCAACTCCGGTTACCTGACCCGCCGCCTGGTCGACGTGGCGCAGGACGTGGTCGTCACCATGGACGACTGCGGCACCGAGGACGGCGTCACCATGCAGCCGATCGTCGAAGGCGGCGATGTGGTCGAGCCGTTGCGTGACCGCGTGCTCGGCCGTGTGGTGGTCGAGGATGTCTACGCCCCCGGCGACGACGACCGCCCGATCGTCACCCGCGACACGCTGCTCAACGAAGCCCTGGTCGAGAAGCTCGACAAGGCCGGCGTGCAGATCATCAAGGTGCGTTCGCCGATCACCTGCGAAGCCGTCCACGGCGTGTGCAAGCTGTGCTACGGCCGCGATCTGGCCCGTGGCCACCTGGTCAACATGGGCGAGGCCGTGGGCGTGGTCGCCGCGCAGTCGATCGGCGAACCGGGCACCCAGCTGACCATGCGTACGTTCCACATCGGCGGCGCGGCTTCGCGTGCGGCGGCGGTGGACAACGTGACGGTGAAGACCACCGGCTCGCTGAAGTTCAACAACCTGAAATCGGTGCAGCACAAGCAGGGCCACCTGGTGGCGGTGTCGCGTTCGGGCGAGCTGAGCGTGATCGACGCCAGCGGCCGCGAGCGCGAGCGTTACAAGGTGCCGTACGGCGCCGTCATCGCGGTCAAGGACGGCGCGCCGGTCAAGCCGGGCCAGACCGTGGCGAACTGGGATCCGCATACCCATCCGATCGTCACCGAGGTGGCCGGTGTGGTGCGCTTCATCGATTTCCTCGATGGCGTCACCGTGCAGAGCCAGACCGACGAGCTGACCGGCCTGGAGTCGGCGGTGGTCACCGATCCGAAGCGTCGTGGCGCGCAGGCGAAGGACCTGCGTCCGATCGTGCGCCTGGAAGACGCCAAGGGCCGGGAGCTCAAGCTGCCGGGTACCGACATCGCCGCGCAGTATTTCCTGCCGGCCGGTGCGATCGTGTCGATCCAGAACGGTGCCGAAGTGGGCGTGGGCGACGTGGTCGCGCGTATCCCGCAGGAAACCTCCAAGACCCGCGACATCACCGGTGGTCTGCCGCGTGTCGCCGACCTGTTCGAGGCACGCAAGCCGAAGGAACCGGCGATCCTCGCCGAGCGCTCCGGCATCATCAGCTTCGGCAAGGACACCAAGGGCAAGCAGCGTCTGATCATCAAGGACGTCGACGGCAACGAGCACGAGGAGCTGATTCCAAAGTGGCGCCAGGTCATCGTGTTCGAGGGCGAGCACGTGGAGAAGGGCGAAACCGTCGTCGACGGCGAGCCGAGTCCGCATGACATCCTGCGCCTGCTCGGCGTGGAGCCGCTGGCTACGTACTTGGTCAAGGAAATCCAGGACGTGTACCGCCTGCAGGGCGTGAAGATCAACGACAAGCACATCGAGGCGATCATTCGCCAGATGCTGCGCAAGGTCGAGATCGTCGAGCCGGGCGAAAGCCATTATCTGCGCGGCGAGCAGGTCGAGCGCGTGCGGATCAACGGCGAGAACGAGCGTGCGCTCGCCAAGGGTGAGCGTCCCGCGGAATACCAGTCGGTGCTGCTGGGCATCACCAAGGCGTCGCTGGCGACCGAATCGTTCATCTCGGCGGCCTCGTTCCAGGAGACCACCCGCGTTCTGACCGAGGCGGCGGTTCGTGGCACGCGCGACACCTTGCGTGGCCTGAAGGAAAATGTTATTGTCGGCCGTCTTATTCCGGCAGGCACGGGTCTGGCGTACCACGCATCGCGTCGTCGCCAGGGCGGTTTGACCGCCACGGAGCTGGAAACCCTTTCTGGTTCCACGCCTGCAGTCTCGTTTGCGGAGGCTCCAGCCGGCGGTGCAAACGGTGTCGAGTAA
- the rpsL gene encoding 30S ribosomal protein S12 encodes MTTVNQLVRKNRSPKTYKSGSPALQSSPQRRGVCTRVYTTTPKKPNSALRKVAKVRLTNGFEVISYIGGEGHNLQEHSVVLIRGGRVKDLPGVRYHTVRGSLDCAGVTKRRQSRSKYGAKRPKK; translated from the coding sequence ATGACGACAGTCAACCAGTTGGTGCGCAAAAACCGCAGCCCGAAGACCTACAAGAGTGGGTCGCCCGCCCTGCAGAGCAGCCCGCAGCGTCGCGGCGTCTGCACGCGCGTTTACACGACCACTCCGAAGAAGCCGAACTCGGCCCTGCGCAAGGTTGCCAAGGTGCGCCTGACCAACGGTTTCGAGGTCATCAGCTACATCGGTGGCGAAGGCCACAACCTGCAGGAGCACTCGGTGGTGCTGATCCGCGGCGGTCGCGTCAAGGACCTGCCGGGTGTGCGTTATCACACGGTGCGTGGCAGCCTCGACTGCGCCGGCGTCACCAAGCGCCGCCAGTCGCGCTCGAAGTACGGCGCCAAGCGCCCGAAGAAATAA
- the rpsG gene encoding 30S ribosomal protein S7 has product MSRKGSHPARLVLPDPKHGSQLIARFINMVMKSGKKSVAESIVYGALQQIGEKNAEPVALVEKALNNIAPAVEVKSRRVGGATYQVPVEVRPGRRMALAMRWVIDAARKRGETSMPRKLAAELLEASESRGGAAKKREETHRMAEANKAFSHYRW; this is encoded by the coding sequence ATGTCGCGTAAAGGTTCACATCCCGCCCGTCTGGTTTTGCCCGATCCCAAGCACGGCAGCCAACTGATCGCCCGCTTCATCAACATGGTGATGAAGAGCGGCAAGAAGTCGGTCGCCGAAAGCATCGTCTACGGCGCGCTGCAGCAAATCGGCGAGAAGAACGCCGAGCCGGTAGCCCTGGTCGAGAAGGCGCTGAACAATATTGCTCCGGCGGTCGAGGTGAAATCCCGCCGCGTCGGCGGCGCCACCTACCAGGTACCGGTCGAGGTGCGCCCGGGTCGCCGCATGGCGCTGGCCATGCGCTGGGTCATCGATGCCGCCCGCAAGCGCGGCGAGACCTCGATGCCGCGCAAGCTGGCTGCCGAGTTGCTGGAGGCTTCGGAAAGCCGCGGCGGCGCCGCCAAGAAGCGCGAGGAAACGCATCGCATGGCCGAGGCCAACAAGGCCTTCTCGCACTACCGCTGGTAA